The following coding sequences are from one Cyprinus carpio isolate SPL01 chromosome A24, ASM1834038v1, whole genome shotgun sequence window:
- the pdha1b gene encoding pyruvate dehydrogenase E1 subunit alpha 1b isoform X2, producing MQNMLTVIANTLKGGAKINGSRIVVSARSFADLTPQASFDIKRCDLHRLDEGPSVQTVLTREEGLRYYRTMQTMRRMELKADQLYKQKIIRGFCHLYDGQEACAVGIEAGISPTDHLITAYRSHGYTYTRGVSVKEIMAELTGRRGGVAKGKGGSMHMYAKNFYGGNGIVGAQVPLGAGVALACQYQGKNEVCVTLYGDGAANHGQIFESFNMAALWKLPCIFI from the exons ATGCAGAACATGCTGACAGTGATTGCAAACACACTTAAGGGTGGTGCCAAAATAAAT GGCTCCAGAATTGTGGTATCAGCACGTTCTTTTGCTGATTTGACACCTCAGGCCAGCTTTGACATCAAG AGATGTGACCTTCATCGCTTGGATGAAGGCCCTTCAGTGCAGACGGTGCTCACCAGAGAGGAAGGACTCAGGTACTACCGCACTATGCAGACCATGAGACGCATGGAACTGAAGGCAGATCAGCTCTACAAGCAGAAGATCATACGAGGGTTCTGTCATCTTTATGATGGGCAG GAGGCCTGTGCTGTAGGCATTGAGGCCGGTATCAGTCCAACGGATCACCTGATCACAGCATATAGGTCTCATGGTTACACCTACACCAGAGGTGTGTCTGTGAAAGAGATCATGGCAGAGCTCACAG GTCGAAGGGGTGGTGTTGCCAAAGGCAAGGGCGGCTCTATGCACATGTATGCCAAGAATTTCTATGGCGGGAATGGTATTGTTGGTGCCCAG GTTCCTCTTGGAGCAGGCGTGGCCCTGGCATGCCAGTATCAGGGTAAGAATGAGGTTTGTGTCACTCTTTATGGGGATGGAGCTGCTAATCAT GGCCAGATCTTTGAGTCGTTTAACATGGCAGCTTTGTGGAAACTCCCCTGTATTttcatctga
- the pdha1b gene encoding pyruvate dehydrogenase E1 subunit alpha 1b isoform X1: MQNMLTVIANTLKGGAKINGSRIVVSARSFADLTPQASFDIKRCDLHRLDEGPSVQTVLTREEGLRYYRTMQTMRRMELKADQLYKQKIIRGFCHLYDGQEACAVGIEAGISPTDHLITAYRSHGYTYTRGVSVKEIMAELTGRRGGVAKGKGGSMHMYAKNFYGGNGIVGAQVPLGAGVALACQYQGKNEVCVTLYGDGAANHVRANFPPCVHRFACDLQLQNNILSD, translated from the exons ATGCAGAACATGCTGACAGTGATTGCAAACACACTTAAGGGTGGTGCCAAAATAAAT GGCTCCAGAATTGTGGTATCAGCACGTTCTTTTGCTGATTTGACACCTCAGGCCAGCTTTGACATCAAG AGATGTGACCTTCATCGCTTGGATGAAGGCCCTTCAGTGCAGACGGTGCTCACCAGAGAGGAAGGACTCAGGTACTACCGCACTATGCAGACCATGAGACGCATGGAACTGAAGGCAGATCAGCTCTACAAGCAGAAGATCATACGAGGGTTCTGTCATCTTTATGATGGGCAG GAGGCCTGTGCTGTAGGCATTGAGGCCGGTATCAGTCCAACGGATCACCTGATCACAGCATATAGGTCTCATGGTTACACCTACACCAGAGGTGTGTCTGTGAAAGAGATCATGGCAGAGCTCACAG GTCGAAGGGGTGGTGTTGCCAAAGGCAAGGGCGGCTCTATGCACATGTATGCCAAGAATTTCTATGGCGGGAATGGTATTGTTGGTGCCCAG GTTCCTCTTGGAGCAGGCGTGGCCCTGGCATGCCAGTATCAGGGTAAGAATGAGGTTTGTGTCACTCTTTATGGGGATGGAGCTGCTAATCATGTGAGAGCAAATTTTCCTCCATGTGTTCACAGGTTTGCGTGCGACCTGCAGCTGCAAAATAATATCTTATCTGATTAA